A region of the Salvia splendens isolate huo1 chromosome 11, SspV2, whole genome shotgun sequence genome:
gcgattctgcccgatgcttctggcttggtcaaaacttgccgaagaggtagatcggttaagacgcataccttgtgagcatagaagtatggccgcagtctccttgctgcatttactaacgccagagcaattttttccagaggttgataccttgtttctggacctcttaatgctcggcttgtaaagtagatgggaaactgctttaggccttcttctcgtacaagcaccgcgctgatggtttgatccgatgccgctaagtataagaatagtacttcggcttcggctggagcagagagaataggaagctcggctagataacttttgagctcgtcaaaggcctttttctgctcggctccccactcgaactttggtgcctttttcaacaccttgaagaacggcagttgcttttcggctgcttgggaaaggaatcgactcagtgcggctagacatccggttagcctttgcacgtcatgtatggacttcggcattgccatgttctgaacgacttgaacttttgaggggtttgccttgagtccgtcttttgaaacccaacaacccagaaactttcccgaatctaccaaaaaggtacacttttggggattaagtttgaggttggctttcttgagcacgttgagagtggacttgaggttgtgctcgtactccgaggtgcttttgctcttgacgactatatcgtcaacatatacttcgacttcctttccaatcaggtgccgaaaaagcttgtctaccatcctttgataagtggctccggcattctttaaaccgaatggcatctttttataagcgaaaatgccgaaatcagtaatgaaggccgtttttgaagcgtcaatctcatccattaaaacctgatggtatcctttgtatagatcaagaaaacaaaaaatttcaaagcctatcagagcttctacttttttatctatgttcggaaggggatagcaatctttgggacagtgcttatttagatcggtgaaatctatgcacatccgccatcctccttcctttttcttgatcatgacaggattggccacccacgaaggatacttcacttcgaataacacatccgccttcaataattgacggacttcgtcatggatgacttgacttcgttctgccgcaaagagtctttgcttctgttttatcggccggaccgaaggatcaatatttaaacgatgagtgattacctcggggggcactccggtcatgtccaacggagaccatgcaaagacgtctttgtactccttgaggagctggatggttttttcccgaagtagaggcgttcccgcgaagccgatcttaaccgttctggatggatcgtcttcgtacagctgaactgtcatcgagttcggctccggtatgacttcggtcatcgcctctgactccggctgctgtgattgctatgcttggtggtgccgatctgactgctcggcacttctaagcgcaatttgcaggcattcctttgctcttttttggtcacctcggatgaccgctatccctcctttagtagggatcttgatggtgaggtgataggtggagcaaacggcccgaactgtgttgagccagtctcttcccaggatgacgttgtacggggaccgagcttttaccacgaaaaactcaatcatcgtactggagctagtaggcgctttccccaccgtgatcggaaggctgataataccttcagggcgggtgtcctcctgggcgaagctcttcaggggaagcggagccgggctgagccgagctgggtccacttctagtttgtcgaagcactctttaaaaagaatgctgactgacgctcctgtatccacaaacaccctgtggatcagtttgtttgccactccggcttggatgacaatggcgtcttggtgaggagagatggccgggacgggatcagcatccgagaacgtaatcacttcgtcctgcttcagccttttatgcgttggctcctctcgattggagcccctgcgctctgacttcagggacgacttggtcttcccggcagggagagcgtcaatagtcaggattactccatcatattgcggctcgtcatcgtcttcgggatccggctgccttttcggatcctgaggagcgcagttcgcacctctctgcttcttattcttctttgactgcttgctttggtattttttcaatgtccctgccctcacaagaacatcgatacctgcagccaagtttctgcactcctcggtatcgtgaccgtggtcttgatggtaggagcagtagttatcctggggtcggcgcgcggcagatttcgtcatccgctttggcttttcgaacaggtcggagtgtagttcgaaaatttccgctctcggcttgttcagcggtacgaactgagcgggcggcttctcgggattgagacggggtcccaatctgtcttgcaccggagtcctttgaatcctttcaaaaggagttcggcgaggatgtccctgatcgccaaaaggagttcggcgaggatgtccctgatcgctatgatcgggcttcctcctgtctcctcgggacgatgagctgtctaacgaccgtttgcgacggtctgcctcatcggcccgggagtactggtccgcaatgtcccacatttcctgagctgtctgcggaccgcactcaacgagcttcctgtagagagctccgggcaggattccattttggaatgccgagatgacaagcagatcgttgagatcgtctacttgcaggcattccttgtggaatcttgtcataaagtcgctgattttttcgtcgcgaccttgacgaatggaaagcagctgagccgaagtgattcgggcttccgctttctgaaagaacctcctgtggaaggcatccattagatctcggtaagatctgatgctgccctgggggaggctatcgaaccaccttctcgcgttcccgatgagcagctcgggaaacagcttgcacatgtggacctcgttgagaccctggttcgccatgttatactgatagcgccccaagaaatcgtgagggtccacgagcccgtcgtaagtcatcgacggagttcggtagttctgcggtaggggagttcgggtgatgtcgtccgagaacggagtcttcagtgctccgtacacggcgaatccgatatctcgtcggtatggaggagattgagttctcctgtgattccggtaccgaggaagagcaggaatatgtcggggttgaggattcttcttcctggaagacacggcactactgcggtagtgactttcatgtctggatgaggaaggagaatcctccgctttcgtcttcggctcttggctcttttgcaggaaggctaagaactcatcctgcttctcagccaagaacagcttgacagcctcattcaaatcaggctgctgggaagactcagtgggacgatttttggagcggcctgttccttcgccatgagaactggtggtggatttatccctaggctgttttccagacctatgggatggattggcttcctcctggttctcacgggcaggaatacgggtactctgcgatctggtatgcattttttgggtggaaaaaaatggatcaaaaattcgctttatcacaaattttgttctctgtttcccacagacggcgccagtgatgtttccgcgaatttttgatgttagcaaatgctggtagagaatgaaaatacagacacaaagaatttacgtggttcgatttactgaagtaaatctacgtccacgggaaaaagggagggcaagattgtattgcttgatctgttttctacagcttacaaatacaaacttgctatttgctatacggtgttttatctctagagagcttaacctcctcatatcagatctaagttccatttatatcttggactaagatcgtggcttgcatcaccaccctaagtcgtggatgtcgtgtaggtcatggcctaagatcgtggatgtagcgtaggtcatggcctacgatcgtggcctgagttgacaccacgtggtagtgggtgtgttggacatcctgtatgggtccactaactccttgttcggtcgaatactgagaccgaactgctttggttgccgatctgagagtagagcttgatgccgacctgagagcagagcttgattggttggcttttaccgagctgtaggctgaggccgaactctttggtaatgccgaactcatactcttccttgggctttgggctgatgggccgtcattgctgttgggcttgtttagtacgcaccccatcacacATCAAGCACGAGCTGGAACAAGTGCATGCAAACAAGAAGAGTAAAAGACAAAACACACACAGCCACACATTCACATCTGTATATATAATAGATGTATATGTAAAGAGATCATGGTCAGTGTAGGGGCCAGCAATGGATGGTTTTATACAGAAAAAAATGAGTTGCTTTTGCAAATCCATCTTTCACTGCTTCCATGGGTCCTCAAAGAAGAAGCGTGTTCAAGTTGTATATGATTTGTTACACTCTCAATATCCCATTCCCACGTCGGGTGTGAGACAATTGGTTTGGGGATTATAAAATGAGGCATATTAGCATACAAGGTCACTAGGGAGAAGAAAAAGCATTAGAAAATGGATTGCGTTTTGATTGCCATTGTCACGAGTGTAGTAATGCTGTTGGGTTTAAGGCGGTTTGTATTCCCGCGGCGGACACCGGCACGGCTCCCTCCGGGTCCCAGACCCCTCCCGATCATCGGAAACCTTCACCAACTAGGTAAAAAGAATCCGTACGAAACCCTGAGACAGCTGGCGAAAACGTACGGCCCTCTGATGTCGATCCGCATAGGCAGCGTGCACACGGTGGTGGCGTCCGCACCGGAGACGGCCATGGAGCTCCTCCAGCGCCACGGCCAGGCCTTCTCCGGCCGGTACGTCCCCCACGCGATGGACGCGTGCGACTTCAGCAAGCTCTCCATGACCTTCGGCCAGGCCGGGAAGGAGTGGCGCGACAAGCGCAAGATGTGCAAGGAGATCGTGTTCTCCGAGCGGTGCCTCGAGGGGAGCGAGGCCCTCCGCCAGGAGATGCTGCAGCAGCTCGTGGATCGCGTCGGGGCCCACAGCGACCGCGGGGATGTGGTCAACGTCCACGATGTGGTGTTCATGGCCAACCTTAACCTCTTGCTCACCACCATCTTCTCCATCACCTCCCCGGACACCGCCATGGTGATGGAGTTGAAGGAGCTCATGGACGATTTTTTCTCCTTGTTCTTCGCTCCCAATCTCGCCGACTACTTCCCCGTTCTCAGACCCTTGGATCCGCAGGGGGTCAAGCGCAAGGCTGAGTTGAGCTTGGGTAAACTGTTGGCCAAATTCCGTGATTTTCTTAACCACAGGTTGGACCACAGAAGGAACAACGACAACCCCAAGAAGCAGGATCTGCTCGAGGCAATCATCGATATCGCCCAAGGAAACCACTACAACTTCACCACACAAGATATCCCTTATTTACTTTTCGTAAGTTCTATTTTCATTAATTTGgtctactttttttttcaaaaaaaaaatctactCATAAATatggatgtcaatcgggccggccctactcgggttgcgggtcaatcgggtgcggacTAATCGGATTGTGATTtatttcgggttataaaagttcagccctaaccctaaaagctcgagTTTCGGGCTGGCCCATCGGGTTGATTAACTGCAtgataagattaacatgcgatgaatccaataaataatggcaAAAATTAgctatattcataaaatgtaaaatatttagttatgataaattttagatatatgcttaaactcaattaTAAACATGATCGAATACTAATATTTgggatatttcgtgaaattttaatgcatgttttagaaatttaaatattttttaaacgaaattgaagtttttaatttatttttcaatgattatattagtaaaattcaatatataatttgtgtatttaatataaaattgaaagttttttttagttatctatattataaaattaatcaatgaagtgtcgaattaggagtaaaaaaatagaataatagaaattttattggGTTTTCGGATCTGGtcggtgcgggctaatcgggttttaattttatcgggctagaattTTCCAGCcttaaccctataaatttgacaGACTATTCGGGTTAGCCTACGGATTGCGTGCTACACTGACATCTAACTCATAAATATACTACTGTAGGAATTAATCGTGGGAGGAATAGACACGAACTCGAACACGGTGGAGTGGATCATGACGGAGCTACTATTCAACccggacaaactaaaaaggctAAAACAAGAGATAAAGAGTGTAGTGGGAGAGAATGGGCAAATCCGGGAGGCGGACATCGCGTCCCTCCCGTATCTGCAGGCAGTGATCAAAGAAACCTTTCGTTATCATCCGCCCGGGCCTCTTGCGGTTACCCGGATGTCAGAAGCCGATCAAGAGGTGAATGGTTATACGATTCCAAAAGGGACACAGATAGTCATCAATACGTGGTCAATGGCAAAAGATCCGAGCATCTGGACTGATCCGGAATCTTTTGAGCCAGGACGATTCCTTGACAACAAAATGGACTTCAAAGGCCACCATTTCCAGCTCATACCCTTCGGGGCGGGCCGGAGAATATGCCCCGGAATGCCCCTGGCAACCCGGATTCTGCAGATGACCACCGCGGTTTTGGTTCATAATTTTGACTGGTTACTTGAGAAGGACAAGGATCATCCGGACCATAAACAAGACAACTTTTCGATAACCTTGTGCAAACCAACTCCACTTAGAGCTTTTCCGCTTAAAATTTAAGATTTGCTAAATTGTTGTGTATTATGTATATTGGAAATTATCAATCGTATTACTATTTGGCACTTCATCTATCCCAATTAAGTCGAAACATTTCTTTTGTACACGGAGGTTAAAAAGTTATACTGTATTAAATGAAGTTAAgctaaaatatgagagataagacaGAGTAATgtagaagagagaataatgtaagagtaattcaatattttattttttgtcaaaaaagaaatactactactcAATTAAATTGAGTAGTTCCGAAAAATATTGTATGTTTTCCCAAGAATTATGCACCTATCTTAATTTTATATCTCACTTATAGAGTTTAATGTCATTCTTTAATTACTTTGTGAacagtttaaaaaaaattaatttctttagAACAATTAAATTACTtggaataaatttaataaaagaaaaaaaaacataaattgaaTCCCAAGCCCATAACTTAAATAATATCAGGCCCACCAACTCAATAAATATTACccaattattcatttatttccAGTCCAACTCAGTTATAACAAAACAGAACTAACGCTTAAATCTTGGCTCAACCCAGCCATTTCCTCTTTATCTCCTTTTTCTTAACTTTAATTTCTCCCAGTTTTGGGATTCAAGGGTATGGTTTATTTGACTTGTTGCGAGATAGGGAATCACGGGTTAATCGTAAGGTCCCGACGCCCTATTCTCTgtcgtcccattaaatatgcaatatttgGGAATTggcatgtgatttttttagtgttgttttgtgagttaatgaagatagagtgaagtaagagaaatgaaaaagtagagatagagttgtttccattttaggaaatgtttcatttttaatagtacagtttaaaaaggaaaacgtttcatttttaatgggacagagtgAGTATATCAATTGTTTGATAGCATGGTTCATAAAGCATATATgtattcaattaaaataaaaagagtgAAAAAAGTGATGCCTCCTCTCCAATTCACCTCTCAGCAACACAAGCTAAAAAGCTTGCTCCAAGACACGGCGGGCCACACCACTTCAACCTATTTCTGTTTATTCTCTGCAATATGCGGAGATGTGGCAAATTGGGCCACAtttttagttagttagttattAGGCCTAATAAATGGGCTTTTAGTAAGTATTAAATAAACCCATGTAAAAGAATATTGGGCCCTACATAAAACATGGGCTGGTCCTACTTATTTCTATTAGTTTTGTGATAGGTTATTTACGTAAAATAATGGATTTATTTACCCCTACAttcactattttttatttagataaaatatataaatattttgaaaCTAAGTTGGTTAGAATTTGGAATGATccttattaataatttatactatCTCCTTCTTATCCTTCttattcaagatgtccactttttatatttgaaattaaatctctctctcattaaaatattcaatcacttttttcACTCTACTTTATTACAAAAAATTATTCCACCTAAAATTCCATACTACTCAAGAATTTGACCATCTTGAGTGGAACGGAGGATGTAgcacattatatatatttatataattatatacaatctaaataaaaaaaatagtacagtTCCCGTCAGAAAATGCAGATCCCCATGCGTAGAGATTATATCACATTTATACTTTTGCCACCAATTTATCCCTCAGTCATTACAATTACAATGTGCTAAATGGTGCAGAAAACATAGTTGAGAGGAGAGAAAGGTAGAGAGCGGTTGTTTTGAATAGGATGATGATTTCATTGTATAAAGGACCCTTTAAATAGGGGGTAGGGAGCAATGTACATGGTAAGATCTTAATTACAAAATATTCCGTCAATCACCTAATTGTAATAATTGATTCCAATCacaatttttccttttctaacactccctctcaaattgagtggtgggGTCTCCAATACTCAATCTGCAAAGAACATCTTCAAAAACTCTCGTGTTAACTGCCTTTGTCAAAATGTCGGCAAGCTGATCCTCTGAGCTAACGAATGGTAGCTCGACAATGCCTCCTTCAATGTTTTCCTTGATAAAGTGTCTATCCACCTCAacatgtttggttcgatcatgttgaACTGGATTTTCTGAGATGCTTATGGCGGCCTTGTTGTCACAGTATAGTCTACACTTC
Encoded here:
- the LOC121756002 gene encoding ferruginol synthase-like, which gives rise to MDCVLIAIVTSVVMLLGLRRFVFPRRTPARLPPGPRPLPIIGNLHQLGKKNPYETLRQLAKTYGPLMSIRIGSVHTVVASAPETAMELLQRHGQAFSGRYVPHAMDACDFSKLSMTFGQAGKEWRDKRKMCKEIVFSERCLEGSEALRQEMLQQLVDRVGAHSDRGDVVNVHDVVFMANLNLLLTTIFSITSPDTAMVMELKELMDDFFSLFFAPNLADYFPVLRPLDPQGVKRKAELSLGKLLAKFRDFLNHRLDHRRNNDNPKKQDLLEAIIDIAQGNHYNFTTQDIPYLLFELIVGGIDTNSNTVEWIMTELLFNPDKLKRLKQEIKSVVGENGQIREADIASLPYLQAVIKETFRYHPPGPLAVTRMSEADQEVNGYTIPKGTQIVINTWSMAKDPSIWTDPESFEPGRFLDNKMDFKGHHFQLIPFGAGRRICPGMPLATRILQMTTAVLVHNFDWLLEKDKDHPDHKQDNFSITLCKPTPLRAFPLKI